One Sebastes umbrosus isolate fSebUmb1 chromosome 6, fSebUmb1.pri, whole genome shotgun sequence DNA window includes the following coding sequences:
- the nr4a1 gene encoding nuclear receptor subfamily 4 group A member 1 — MTCIHPQHGAQLYENAVGSSELQSSDFLSRLVVDTSVPQDHLSAPPLPSIGSLVDTHMADFDSYSCQFTAAPAQVPPQPGQETPLKLDDFQVYGCYPGALTLSYLDEAVSPGGSDYFGSPASASSPSTPRFQSQPASNWDSAFGPYSPSPGYWAAEDTSVPQEPSFFTFGSVEDMSHLGHLREPDPFTLTHPHPSALSFPAVAMEQARSLDGTNQLDGSFSPKSKSPGGNEGCCAVCGDNASCQHYGVRTCEGCKGFFKRTVQKNSKYVCLANKDCPVDKRRRNRCQFCRFQKCLVVGMVREVVRTDSLKGRRGRLPSKPKVAQQDVTTAVSPVSMIASLVRAHIDSNPGVGRLDYSEYDETEEVSPNQKVDASDIRRFYELLTSSMESIRKWAKSIPGFSEFCSEDQELLLESAFVELFILRLAYRSNPEMDKLIFCNGAVLHKTQCVRGFGDWIDSILEFSQSLHRMKLDVSSFSCLTALVIITDRHGLKEPRRVEDLQNQLITCLKDHISGCGSDSLRPNYLSRLLGKLPELRTLCTQGLQRIFYLKLEDLVPPPPIVEKIFMDALPY; from the exons ATGACGTGCATCCATCCCCAGCACGGAGCTCAGCTCTATGAGAACGCTGTCGGCAGCTCGGAGCTCCAGAGCTCAGACTTTCTGTCCAGGCTAGTCGTGGATACCAGCGTCCCACAGGACCACCTCTCTGCTCCGCCCCTGCCAAGCATCGGCTCCCTGGTGGACACCCACATGGCCGACTTTGACTCGTATTCGTGCCAGTTCACCGCGGCCCCCGCCCAAGTCCCGCCGCAGCCGGGCCAGGAGACCCCCCTCAAGCTGGATGACTTCCAGGTCTACGGCTGCTACCCCGGAGCGCTCACGCTGAGCTACCTCGATGAGGCCGTGTCCCCCGGTGGATCAGATTACTTTGGCAGCCCCGCATCGGCCTCATCTCCTTCGACCCCCCGCTTCCAGAGTCAGCCGGCGTCCAACTGGGATTCGGCCTTCGGGCCGTACTCACCCAGTCCAGGATACTGGGCTGCAGAGGACACCTCGGTGCCACAAGAGCCCTCTTTCTTCACCTTTGGTTCTGTGGAGGATATGTCTCATTTGGGACACTTACGAGAGCCGGATCCTTTCACGTTGACCCACCCTCACCCGTCCGCACTGAGCTTCCCCGCCGTGGCGATGGAGCAGGCACGCAGCCTCGACGGCACCAACCAGCTGGATGGGAGCTTCTCTCCCAAATCAAAGAGTCCCGGTGGAAACGAGGGCTGCTGTGCCGTATGTGGAGACAACGCCTCCTGTCAGCACTACGGGGTTCGCACCTGTGAGGGATGCAAAGGCTTCTTCAAG CGTACAGTACAAAAAAATTCCAAGTATGTTTGCCTCGCCAACAAAGACTGTCCCGTGGACAAGAGGAGGCGGAACCGATGCCAGTTCTGCCGTTTCCAGAAGTGTCTGGTCGTGGGCATGGTGAGGGAAG TTGTGAGAACGGACAGCCTGAAAGGACGAAGAGGTCGCCTGCCTTCGAAGCCTAAAGTGGCCCAGCAGGACGTGACGACCGCGGTTTCTCCAGTGAGCATGATCGCTTCTCTTGTGAGAGCGCACATCGACTCAAACCCCGGCGTTGGGAGACTGGATTACTCCGAG TACGACGAGACAGAAGAAGTCAGTCCGAACCAGAAAGTGGACGCTAGTGACATCAGACGGTTTTACGAGCTGCTCACGTCCTCCATGGAGTCCATCAGGAAGTGGGCCAAGAGCATCCCGGGTTTCTCTGAGTTCTGCTCAGAAGACCAGGAACTGCTGCTGGAATCTGCGTTTGTCGAACTCTTTATCCTGCGTCTCGCATATCG ttcCAATCCTGAAATGGACAAGCTCATCTTCTGCAACGGCGCCGTGCTTCACAAGACGCAGTGCGTCCGAGGCTTCGGGGACTGGATCGACTCCATCTTGGAGTTTTCTCAAAGTCTCCATCGCATGAAGCTCGAcgtttcctccttctcctgcctCACAGCCCTGGTCATCATCACCG ACCGACACGGTCTGAAGGAGCCCAGACGTGTGGAGGACCTCCAGAACCAGCTCATCACCTGCCTCAAAGATCACATCTCCGGCTGCGGCTCCGACTCGTTGCGGCCGAATTATTTGTCCAGACTTCTCGGGAAGCTGCCGGAGCTCCGGACTCTGTGCACTCAGGGCCTCCAGCGCATCTTCTACCTTAAACTAGAAGATCTGGTTCCTCCGCCACCGATTGTGGAAAAAATCTTCATGGATGCTCTTCCGTATTGA